In a genomic window of Piliocolobus tephrosceles isolate RC106 chromosome 1, ASM277652v3, whole genome shotgun sequence:
- the SPOCD1 gene encoding SPOC domain-containing protein 1 isoform X3, with protein MEVSSPSPAQSLRRKKRPMVQGPAGCQVFQPPPGGTAGDPGGLSHSFCPPRSGSLALGDPTSDPVCPQSGPMEAEEEPLLERAEDSAQLQQEKPSLYVGVRGTVVRSMQEVLWTRLRELPDPVLSEEVVEGIAAGIEAALWDLTQGTNSRYKTKYRSLLFNLRDPRNLDLFLKVVHGDVTHYDLVRMSSMQLAPQELAHWRDQEEKRGLNIIEQQQKEPCRLPASKMTHKGEVEIQRDVDQTLTLEDLVGSQVFLDCSPQALPIASEDTTGQHDHHFLDPNCRICMDRESSNELLGSFKAAKSCGDNIFQKALSQTPMPAPEMPKAREMPPTEPQDRVPPSGLQVPAAPTKALPCMPPWEGVLDMFSIKRFRARAQLVSGHSCRLVQALPTVIRSAGCIPSNTVWDLLASICPAKAKDVCVIRLCPHGARDTQNCRLLYSYLNDRQRHGLASVEQMGMVLLPLPAFQPLPTRLRPLGGPGLEVTHSSLLLAVLLPKEGLPDTAGSSLWLGKVQKMVSFNSKVEKRYYQPDDRRPNVSLKGTPPPGGAWQQSQGRGSIAPRGICAWQRPPRGRGRLWPEPETWQGPGRGQWPPEPGLRQSQPPYSVAPAGHGFGRGQHLHRDSCPQQALLRHLESLVTMSHQLQALLCPQDKSSISCPLQCLSSPLAAPKPPGPALDASLGTTDEAGSECPFPRKA; from the exons ATGGAGGTCAGCTCACCCTCACCTGCCCAGagtctcagaagaaagaaaaggcccaTGGTGCAGGGCCCTGCTGGGTGCCAG GTTTTCCAGCCTCCTCCAGGAGGCACAGCAGGGGACCCTGGTGGCCTCTCTCACTCCTTCTGCCCTCCAAGAAGTGGTTCCCTGGCCCTTGGCGACCCCACCTCGGACCCTGTGTGTCCCCAG AGTGGCCCAATGGAGGCTGAAGAGGAGCCTCTGCTGGAGCGGGCAGAGGACTCAG CTCAGCTCCAACAGGAGAAGCCATCCCTGTATGTCGGGGTGCGGGGCACTGTTGTCCGTTCCATGCAGGAGGTGCTGTGGACTCG CCTTCGGGAGCTCCCAGACCCAGTGCTGAGTGAGGAGGTGGTGGAGGGCATTGCTGCTGGCATTGAGGCAGCCCTCTGGGACCTGACGCAAGGCACCAACAGCCGGTACAAGACCAAGTACCGCAGCCTGCTGTTCAACCTGCGGGACCCCAGGAACCTG GACTTGTTTCTCAAAGTGGTTCATGGAGATGTCACCCACTATGACCTGGTACGGATGAGCTCGATGCAGCTGGCCCCCCAGGAGCTGGCCCACTGGCGGGACCAGGAGGAGAAAAGG GGCCTGAATATCATTGAGCAGCAACAGAAGGAGCCGtgtagacttccagcctccaaaatgaCCCACAAGGGTGAAGTAGAGATCCAGCGGGACGTGGATCAGACACTGACCCTGGAGGATCTGGTG GGATCGCAGGTGTTCCTGGACTGCAGCCCACAGGCCCTGCCCATCGCATCAGAGGACACCACGGGGCAGCATGACCACCACTTCCTAGACCCCAACTGCCGCATCTGCATGG ACCGGGAGTCCTCGAATGAGCTGCTAGGCTCCTTCAAAGCCGCCAAGAGCTGTGGGGACAATATCTTCCAGAAAGCCCTAAGCCAAACTCCTATGCCTGCTCCAGAGATGCCCAAAGCCAGGGAGATGCCTCCCACAGAACCACAGGACAG GGTCCCTCCATCTGGGCTCCAGGTGCCTGCTGCACCCACAAAGGCCCTGCCCTGCATGCCACCCTGGGAAGGTGTTCTGGACATGTTCTCCATCAAGCGGTTCCGGGCCAGGGCCCAGCTGGTCTCGGGACACAGCTGTCGGCTTGTCCAG GCTCTGCCCACCGTGATCCGCTCGGCAGGCTGCATCCCCTCCAACACTGTCTGGGACCTTCTGGCCAGCATCTGCCCAGCCAAGGCCAAG GACGTCTGTGTGATCAGACTGTGCCCACATGGGGCCCGGGACACCCAGAACTGCCGCCTGCTCTACTCGTACCTCAATGACAGGCAGCGCCACGGCCTGGCCTCTGTGGAGCAAATGGGGATGGTCCTACTGCCCTTGCCTGCCTTCCAGCCCCTGCCCACCAGGCTGCGCCCTCTGGGGGGCCCAG GTCTGGAGGTCACTCACTCAAGTCTGTTGCTGGCTGTGCTGCTCCCCAAGGAAGGGCTTCCAGACACAGCAGGGTCCAGCCTCTGGCTGGGGAAGGTTCAAAAGATGGTCTCCTTCAACAGTAAGGTGGAGAAGAGATACTACCAGCCAGATGACAGGAGGCCAAATGTGTCCCTGaagggcacccctcccccaggagGTGCCTGGCAGCAGAGCCAAGGCAGGGGCAGTATAGCTCCAAGGGGAATCTGTGCTTGGCAGAGGCCCCCCAGAGGCAGGGGAAGGCTCTGGCCAGAGCCTGAAACCTGGCAGGGTCCTGGGCGAGGGCAATGGCCCCCAGAACCAGGCTTGCGCCAGTCCCAGCCTCCCTATTCAGTAGCACCAGCTGGTCATGGCTTTGGCCGTGGCCAGCACCTCCACAGGGACTCCTGTCCCCAACAAGCCCTGCTCCGGCACCTTGAATCCCTGGTGACCATGAGTCACCAGCTCCAAGCCTTACTGTGCCCCCAGGACAAGAGCTCCATCTCCTGCCCTCTGCAGTGTCTGTCCAGCCCCCTTGCAGCTCCAAAGCCCCCTGGCCCAGCTCTTGACGCCTCTTTGGGGACTACAGATGAAGCTGGCTCTGAGTGTCCCTTCCCTAGAAAGGCCTGA